Proteins found in one Mucilaginibacter gracilis genomic segment:
- a CDS encoding DUF423 domain-containing protein — MNKQIILTASLFGVLAVIAGAFGAHALADSLSPKQLDVWHTAVQYQFYHVFALLFLSLLTRFKNNMVLTTYYLFTFGIILFSGSLYLLACRNLLGWSWLHMVGPVTPVGGLLFIAGWLTLAIAGYKNK, encoded by the coding sequence ATGAACAAACAAATTATATTAACAGCTTCCTTATTTGGGGTGCTGGCCGTTATTGCAGGCGCATTTGGCGCACATGCCCTGGCGGATAGCCTAAGCCCAAAACAGTTAGATGTTTGGCACACCGCAGTGCAATACCAGTTTTACCACGTTTTTGCCTTATTGTTTTTATCATTGCTCACAAGGTTTAAAAATAATATGGTTTTAACAACTTATTACCTGTTTACTTTTGGCATCATTTTGTTTTCGGGCTCGCTTTACCTGCTGGCCTGCCGCAATTTACTGGGCTGGAGCTGGTTGCATATGGTTGGCCCGGTAACACCCGTAGGCGGCTTGCTATTTATAGCCGGATGGCTTACTTTAGCAATTGCAGGTTATAAAAACAAATAA